A genomic segment from Alistipes senegalensis JC50 encodes:
- a CDS encoding site-specific integrase encodes MASVTAFIRVSRKRIDRANVRFRLRDGRNIQLFHASELEVNPSDWDATRQEIKAKVLYDAEKRALFNKAVADRKNMMLEIYNAAPSTETLTSDWLDQEIDKHLHPEKYIIEEHWQTFFEAYEEFIEKRKLSDWRVRAIQVVIRALRRYELYARRTMDSRFALDFDTVTPLVLRDIEEFLRNEYTFCDQYPEIYEAVPESRKPQPRGQNTINGILTKLRTFFIWANDVGKTTNNPFRNYPVEECIYGTPYYITIDERNKIYHTNLTRHPQLAIQRDVFVFQCLIGCRVGDLYKLTRDNLINGAVEYIPRKTKDGHPVTVRVPLNSIAREILDRYADYAGSSLFPLMAEQQYNKAIKRIFLAAGLKRKVTILNPLTREAEQRPIWEVASSHLARRAFVGNLYKQVKDPNLVGALSGHKEGSRAFARYRDIDDEMKNELVKMLE; translated from the coding sequence ATGGCATCGGTTACGGCTTTTATACGGGTATCAAGAAAACGAATAGATCGGGCAAATGTTCGCTTTCGGTTACGGGACGGTCGAAATATTCAATTATTTCACGCTTCCGAATTGGAGGTTAACCCATCCGATTGGGATGCTACCCGACAGGAGATTAAGGCAAAGGTTCTTTATGATGCGGAAAAACGGGCCTTGTTCAACAAGGCGGTGGCCGACCGTAAGAATATGATGTTAGAGATATATAATGCCGCACCCAGTACAGAGACTTTGACATCCGATTGGCTGGACCAAGAGATTGACAAACACCTGCATCCTGAGAAATATATCATCGAGGAACATTGGCAAACCTTTTTCGAGGCTTACGAAGAGTTTATCGAGAAGCGCAAGTTGTCCGATTGGCGGGTGCGGGCTATTCAGGTCGTAATCCGAGCGTTGAGGCGGTATGAATTGTATGCCCGCCGGACGATGGATAGTCGGTTTGCGCTCGATTTTGATACCGTGACGCCGTTGGTGTTACGGGACATCGAGGAGTTCCTTCGCAATGAATACACCTTCTGCGACCAATACCCCGAAATCTACGAGGCCGTTCCCGAAAGCCGGAAACCTCAGCCAAGAGGGCAGAATACGATCAATGGAATACTGACTAAACTGCGTACTTTCTTCATTTGGGCGAATGACGTAGGCAAAACGACTAATAACCCTTTTCGGAATTATCCCGTGGAGGAGTGTATATACGGGACACCATACTATATTACGATTGACGAGCGTAACAAGATTTATCATACCAATCTTACCAGGCATCCGCAGCTCGCAATTCAGCGGGATGTATTCGTTTTTCAATGTCTGATAGGTTGCCGTGTGGGCGATCTTTATAAGTTGACCCGAGATAATTTGATAAATGGAGCGGTTGAGTATATTCCCCGCAAAACAAAGGACGGCCACCCGGTGACGGTACGTGTACCTCTTAACTCGATAGCACGTGAAATATTGGACCGTTACGCAGATTATGCCGGCTCGTCGCTTTTTCCACTTATGGCCGAACAGCAATATAACAAAGCGATTAAACGGATTTTTCTCGCTGCGGGGTTGAAACGTAAAGTAACGATCCTGAATCCTCTGACCCGAGAGGCGGAACAGCGCCCGATTTGGGAGGTGGCCTCGTCGCACCTCGCTCGTCGAGCATTCGTTGGAAATCTTTACAAGCAGGTGAAAGACCCGAACCTGGTAGGGGCATTGTCCGGCCACAAGGAGGGTAGCCGGGCATTTGCCCGTTATCGGGACATCGACGATGAAATGAAAAACGAACTGGTTAAAATGTTGGAGTAA
- a CDS encoding BACON domain-containing protein → MKRTFLHLLLLSGCVCLLPSCIEDKAEDAAHRLVVSKVDVELIQTGMLNTGSKASFDVLANRGYVITSDAEWLDVDKPTGKGRVSVTLEAKPNETAGERTGHLTVTSGKLSERVTVTQTLDPDPDDGNPVGYTYYSENFDWIAVYGGADCVGLGSQDGAKNIYSTGDALQKFGEAGLQDYNPVGKTMYACAGYFKMGATDKQTGIILPALKIGRKKASNVELTFETCPNIGGSGKADAVTVTVEIVEGPGTVNGNSDRESEAMKPDQTWKWTPMSVKLYGVTAATRIAIRSTQQGNPGVTAGEKGYFRWYLDNVKIVKAPRN, encoded by the coding sequence ATGAAGAGAACCTTTTTACACCTGCTGCTCCTATCGGGCTGCGTGTGTCTGCTTCCCTCCTGCATCGAGGACAAAGCGGAAGACGCCGCACACCGGCTCGTCGTAAGCAAGGTCGATGTGGAGTTGATTCAGACCGGAATGCTGAACACCGGTTCGAAAGCCTCGTTCGACGTACTTGCAAACCGGGGGTATGTCATCACGTCCGACGCCGAATGGCTCGATGTCGATAAACCGACCGGAAAAGGACGCGTTTCCGTAACGCTCGAAGCGAAGCCCAATGAAACCGCCGGCGAACGCACCGGACATCTCACCGTCACGAGCGGAAAACTCTCCGAGCGGGTCACCGTCACGCAGACGCTCGATCCCGATCCCGACGACGGAAATCCCGTGGGATACACCTATTATTCGGAGAATTTCGACTGGATCGCCGTGTACGGCGGCGCCGACTGCGTAGGGCTCGGTTCGCAGGACGGTGCGAAAAACATTTATAGCACCGGCGACGCGCTGCAAAAATTCGGCGAAGCCGGGCTCCAAGATTACAACCCCGTGGGCAAAACGATGTATGCCTGCGCCGGATACTTCAAGATGGGAGCGACCGACAAACAGACCGGAATCATTCTGCCGGCCCTGAAAATCGGCCGCAAGAAAGCCTCCAACGTCGAACTCACGTTCGAGACCTGCCCGAATATCGGCGGCTCCGGCAAGGCCGACGCGGTGACCGTCACGGTCGAGATCGTCGAGGGGCCGGGCACGGTCAACGGCAATTCCGACCGCGAAAGCGAGGCCATGAAACCCGACCAGACCTGGAAATGGACGCCGATGAGCGTGAAACTCTACGGCGTGACTGCTGCGACCCGTATCGCCATCCGCTCGACGCAGCAGGGGAATCCCGGTGTGACCGCCGGCGAAAAAGGCTATTTCCGCTGGTATCTCGACAACGTGAAGATCGTGAAAGCTCCGCGCAACTAA
- a CDS encoding BACON domain-containing protein, with product MDFKYMIIRASSALLLLSGPLFTACDDDDPDAFITVSKQEIEVEYNGLTANGETVNFDLGSNHAWQATYVEEWIHPTHTEGDRGRTRIFLAIDENDTGKDREGYVIFEGGGSRRTVAVTQKLKIDALMVSPGKLTVVRSGLLETGEKASVYISANSDWTIETSGDSGWITPSKTSGKAGEEDVELTIAPNTTGAVRTGTFVVTAGSKKATVTVTQNLEGLKVSAASFKVNKFGFADEDRTPLTFTVTAAEAWTSTADGWLTLSPASGDAGETEVTLTVGENATGAPRSGEVKIVTALTGLEETVHVSQNAKDNLFEDDGKEIGHVYYDETFEWCKPFNKDDQVGSDGAKTSTLPIYGTAEDRKEGNAAFVKSGLEDYNPAGECMYLASDYLKMGRSGNQTGVILPALDAVAEGYCTDVELTFEICPNIGGSKIPDEVTVSVEIVSGPGTIGEGEAKLSDPITPEGRYVWTPVSMKLYRITGETRIAIRSTQQKVSGYFRWFLDDIKMTKIAAE from the coding sequence ATGGATTTCAAATACATGATAATCCGGGCGTCGTCCGCCCTGTTGCTGCTGTCGGGCCCCCTCTTCACGGCCTGCGACGACGACGATCCCGATGCGTTCATCACGGTTTCCAAACAGGAGATCGAAGTGGAATACAACGGTTTGACGGCCAACGGCGAAACGGTCAATTTCGACCTCGGGTCGAACCATGCGTGGCAGGCGACCTACGTCGAGGAGTGGATACATCCGACCCACACGGAGGGAGACCGCGGCCGTACGCGCATCTTCCTTGCGATCGACGAAAACGACACGGGCAAAGACCGCGAAGGCTATGTCATATTCGAGGGCGGCGGTTCGCGGCGAACGGTCGCTGTCACCCAGAAACTCAAAATCGACGCCCTGATGGTCTCCCCGGGCAAACTCACCGTCGTCAGGTCCGGCCTGCTGGAAACGGGCGAGAAAGCCTCGGTCTATATCTCCGCGAACAGCGACTGGACGATCGAGACCTCCGGGGACAGCGGATGGATCACTCCCTCGAAAACCTCGGGCAAAGCCGGCGAAGAGGACGTAGAGCTGACGATCGCCCCGAATACGACCGGCGCCGTGCGTACCGGAACTTTCGTCGTGACCGCCGGGTCGAAGAAGGCGACCGTCACCGTGACCCAGAACCTCGAAGGACTGAAAGTCTCCGCCGCCTCGTTCAAGGTCAACAAGTTCGGCTTCGCCGACGAGGATCGCACGCCGCTGACCTTCACGGTCACCGCCGCCGAAGCATGGACCTCGACGGCCGACGGCTGGCTGACGCTCAGCCCCGCTTCGGGCGATGCGGGCGAAACCGAGGTGACGCTCACCGTCGGCGAGAACGCCACGGGCGCTCCCCGCAGCGGCGAAGTGAAGATCGTCACCGCGCTGACCGGACTCGAAGAAACCGTACATGTCAGCCAGAACGCCAAGGACAATCTGTTCGAGGACGACGGAAAGGAGATCGGGCATGTCTATTACGATGAAACGTTCGAATGGTGCAAGCCGTTCAACAAGGACGACCAGGTCGGCAGCGACGGAGCCAAAACCAGCACCCTGCCCATCTACGGCACGGCCGAGGATCGGAAAGAGGGCAACGCTGCGTTCGTGAAATCGGGACTCGAGGATTATAATCCGGCTGGAGAATGCATGTACCTGGCCTCCGACTACCTGAAAATGGGACGAAGCGGCAACCAGACCGGAGTGATCCTGCCGGCTCTCGATGCCGTGGCAGAGGGCTATTGCACAGACGTGGAACTTACGTTCGAGATTTGTCCCAATATCGGTGGCAGCAAGATACCCGATGAAGTCACCGTTTCCGTCGAGATCGTTTCGGGTCCGGGCACCATCGGTGAAGGCGAAGCGAAACTGAGCGACCCGATAACTCCCGAAGGCCGGTATGTGTGGACGCCCGTGAGCATGAAACTTTACCGCATTACGGGCGAAACCCGGATTGCCATCCGCTCCACCCAGCAGAAAGTATCCGGCTACTTCCGCTGGTTCCTCGACGACATCAAAATGACGAAGATCGCAGCCGAATGA